Proteins encoded within one genomic window of Armatimonadota bacterium:
- a CDS encoding endonuclease/exonuclease/phosphatase family protein: MIGLAIFVTMMTAPDPPTLRVLTYNIHHGQGEDGVFDLERIARVIKSVKPDLVALQEVDKGTERSSGVDQAAVLGELTGMHVVFGEAMPYDGGSYGEAVLSRWPIVSFEAHALPYQERQEPRSALAARVKPDSGLAELLIVGTHLCHQSDQTRLWQCGMLNRLFANATLTVVMAGDLNAKPGSRPMKELLSGGWIDVDAVGAQPTSPSSSPRLRIDYVLYRKCDPWRAVSVEVLDEPVASDHAPMLAVLEWRGGRIWGLGSRGVGSGRLAETPKAASWTHGLCAQDESGDGPAGRVVED; this comes from the coding sequence ATGATCGGCCTCGCGATCTTCGTGACTATGATGACCGCCCCAGATCCTCCGACTCTGCGCGTGCTCACCTACAACATCCACCACGGCCAGGGTGAGGACGGCGTGTTCGACCTTGAGCGGATCGCGCGCGTGATCAAGAGCGTGAAGCCTGACCTCGTCGCGCTTCAGGAGGTTGACAAGGGCACAGAGCGCTCATCGGGCGTCGATCAAGCGGCGGTGCTCGGCGAGTTGACCGGGATGCACGTGGTCTTCGGCGAAGCGATGCCGTACGACGGAGGCTCTTACGGCGAGGCGGTTCTGTCGCGATGGCCGATCGTGAGCTTCGAGGCGCACGCGCTCCCCTATCAGGAACGCCAGGAGCCCCGCTCCGCGCTCGCGGCGCGCGTGAAGCCCGACAGCGGCCTGGCCGAGCTGCTCATCGTCGGCACGCACCTCTGCCACCAGAGCGACCAGACACGGCTGTGGCAGTGCGGCATGTTGAACAGGCTGTTCGCCAACGCGACCTTGACCGTCGTCATGGCAGGCGACCTGAACGCGAAGCCCGGCTCCCGTCCGATGAAAGAGTTGCTGTCCGGCGGTTGGATAGACGTGGATGCGGTTGGAGCCCAGCCGACCTCCCCCTCCAGCTCACCGCGCCTACGGATCGACTACGTCCTTTATCGGAAGTGCGATCCGTGGAGGGCCGTATCCGTCGAGGTGCTGGACGAGCCGGTCGCCAGCGACCACGCGCCGATGCTGGCCGTTCTTGAGTGGCGAGGAGGAAGGATCTGGGGTCTAGGGTCTAGGGGAGTGGGCAGTGGGCGACTGGCAGAAACGCCAAAAGCCGCCTCCTGGACTCACGGGCTATGTGCGCAGGACGAGTCTGGAGACGGCCCTGCGGGAAGAGTTGTTGAGGACTGA